The following nucleotide sequence is from bacterium.
CTACGCGTATCTCGTGCGCCGCGGCTTCTCGGCGGCCGCGGCCCGCGCCGCCCTGTTCAACGACCGCGAAATCCTGTAAGATTCGCCGGTTAAACGAACCAGCAGAGGCGAGCACAGGGGGGAAGGCAACATGTCCGGGCACAGTAAATGGGCGACGATCAAGCACAAGAAGGCGGCGACCGATGCCAAGCGGGGCGCCGCGTTCACGAAGATCATCAAGGAGATGACGGTCGCGGCGCGCATCGGCGGCGGCGACCCGGACATGAACCCGCGGCTGCGGACGGTCCTCGAGAAGGCCAAGGCCGTGAACATGCCGGCGGACAACATCAAGCGCGCCATCCAGAAGGGCACCGGCGAGCTGCCCGGGCAGGTGATCGAGGAGGTCAGCTTCGAGGGGTATGGCCCGGGCGGGGTTGCGGTGATGGTGGAGACGGCGACCGACAACCGCAACCGCACCGTCGGTGACGTGCGGCACCTCTTCGACAAGTACGGCGGCAACCTCGGCCAGAACGGCTGCGTGGCGTGGATGTTCGACAAGAAGGGCGTCATCGAGGTCGACGCCGACAAGGCGAACGAGGACGCGCTGATGGAGCTGGTGCTCGAGGCGGGCGCCGACGACATGAAGCTCACGGAGGGCACCTTCGAGATCACGACCTCGCCGACCGCCTTCTACGCGGTGAAGCAGGCCCTCGACGACAAGGGAATCCCCGTGTCGCTGGCCGAGGTGAGCATGGTGCCCCAGACGACGGTGCACCTCGAGGGCAAGCAGGCGACGCAGATGCTCAAGCTCATGGACGCGCTCGAGGAGCACGACGACGTGCAGAAGGTCTCGGCCAACTTCGACATCGACGCATCGGTCATGGAGCAGGCGTCGTAGGGCGCCGCGGGGAGACGCGATGGACATCAGGGTGGACCCGCTGCCGCAGGGCAGCCGCGCGGCCGCGC
It contains:
- a CDS encoding YebC/PmpR family DNA-binding transcriptional regulator; this encodes MSGHSKWATIKHKKAATDAKRGAAFTKIIKEMTVAARIGGGDPDMNPRLRTVLEKAKAVNMPADNIKRAIQKGTGELPGQVIEEVSFEGYGPGGVAVMVETATDNRNRTVGDVRHLFDKYGGNLGQNGCVAWMFDKKGVIEVDADKANEDALMELVLEAGADDMKLTEGTFEITTSPTAFYAVKQALDDKGIPVSLAEVSMVPQTTVHLEGKQATQMLKLMDALEEHDDVQKVSANFDIDASVMEQAS